The genomic window CAAGGTTTGAAATCCATCAAATGAATATTACATTCCATTCGTCTGAGTGATTAATTTTGTGTCAATTATGTAATGATTCCTCTCATTCTATATAACTGTATTTGTAGCTTGTGCTGTGTagtctatatatttttagatGTGTTATGTAGTCATCAGTTTTTTTGGTCGCATGTACATTATGGTTTTTGTGCAAGATGGCATATTCCACATGCATGTGTTTTTATATGATTTCAGAATGTTTGCATGTAGGGTCCAAATCCTAAAGCTGCTAACGAACTCATTTGTGTTGATGGAGTTTTGGATGCAATTGTTCGACACTTGACAAAAGCGTGAGTTACTTTCTAACAGACATGCATGCTTAATATCATTATGTTGGTATATTGTGCACGTTCCACTCTTAATTTTTATCGTTTAAACAGTCACTACAGTTAATATATTTCATGtatttaaactattttgttttgttttttggtagaaaaagcATAATGCACATTATCGTCAAATGAAATTTACAAACATATCAATTTTATGAAGTATATTTGGATAACTTTTAGGTAAGTCCAATCAGGTTGGGTTTTGTTAGTTGAGGAAGTTAGAGTAGTTCATGGTTGTCGGATGGAGTTCTAGTAGAATTTGGCAGAAATAGGCTATTTACTATTAagtgagagtgagagaagaTTAGGATTCTGGACAGTTTGGACTTGGGATATGTTTTGGTGGTGGGAGAGGTCTCAGACTCTTGAAATCCTGAGAGGAATGTCAGTATCCCATGTTTCCTTCCTAACTATGGGTCATCACTGATCTATATGGTAATGAGAGGTTTCTTCAATAAAATCatttgtttttcaataaaaaatatttgctctctctctctctctctctctctctctctctctctctctcttattttCCCCCCCGAATATTTGAAGCAGCATCTTTCAACTTCCTTCGggggggttttggaggggagggtaGCTGAggtgatattttaatttttttatgtttggttcaatttttaagaAGGGGAGGGATTCAAAACACCTTtttgaccactttttgcttccccccaatttggggggttTGGAGGGTAGGGGAGCCAAGATATGTTaatacaattttaattaaactGACATAACTatcttcatatttattttaaaacaccAAAATCATCCTTACCTGCATTTTTTTATGTTGCTAACTTGCTATTTTTTTTCAAGGATTTTTGTTACGATAATTATCATCCATATGGTGGAGATGACACCATCCAAATGCGATATGGTGGGACCTCACAAAAATTTTCATCAAAGAGGATGTTCTATCCCTCCAttaaattatttcttatttattgtgaccaattttttataagattgaTGAACTTATTTTGGATGAAGTACATGGAATTTTTGTGGCTAATATAACCCCTACAATCATAAGGTTCACTTTCATATAGGTTTATGAGCTTTAAATCAGAAGTCATGGTAGTGCAAATCATCTAGTGGTATTATGAGTACATGGAAATCTTGTTTCTTGGAAGCATTACCAAATGACATAGTATCCCTGAAGGCTACCCTAATTATCgtcatataaattttattttatcatctcAGGGATGATGAATCGGCAACTGAAGTAGCATGGGTAGTTGTTTACCTATCGGCACTTTCAAACATAGCTACCAGCATGCTGGTGAAGAGTGATGTACTTCAGTTGCTTGTAAATAGATTGGCGACCTCAAACAGTTTACAATTAATGATTCCGGTAATGATTTCGAGAACTTTTGGTTGATTTGTTGTAAAGGTGTACTTCTCTacaacttttaacattttcttgtgACTAGCATATACAAAGGCACACAAATCAGAAAGCTCATTTTATTCACATTGATCTGTTGTTTCTAATTACAATGGAAAATCCCTATAGGTTTTGCGAAGTTTAGGTAATCTTATTGCTGGTGATTCCCATGCAACTTATACTGTTCTTTCACCTGGACTTGCAGTTACAGGCTAGTAATTTTCTCAATACTTGCCAAGCTTAATACATGCATTTTAATCAAACAGTATGGATCAATTTCTTACATCTGATTATATAATGACAATTTCAGATAATGCCATACAAGTCATGATAAAATGTCTGAAAAGTGAACAAAGGGTCTTAAAGAAGgtatataatgtaatatttGATTCAATAATTTGGATCAAGCTTGATGTAATaagcttttttattttatgcagGAAGCAGCCTGGGTGCTGTCTAATATAGCTGCTGGTTCTGTTGAGCACAAGCAGTTGATATATTCTAGTGAGGCAGTGCCTTTGCTATTACACCTTCTTTCTGCCGCCCCGTTTGATATAAGAAAGGAAGTTGCTTACATATTGGGCAACCTTTGTGTTGCCCCAACTAAAGGTGATGAGAAGTCAAGTCTGATCTTGGAGCATCTTGTTTCACTTGTTGAAAAAGGATGCTTGCCAGGTTTTATAGATTTGGTTAGATCTGCTGATATTGAAGCTGCTAGGCTAGGGCTACAGTTTATAGAGCTGGTAAGACATTTTGATGGTTGTATGAATGATTTGTAGATTATGGCTAGATGAGTTCATTTTTTTGTGTAATCAATGATTAAACATGGAAAATAACTTCGTCTTGTTTATGATTTATTGTGTCTGTAGGTCTTGAGGGGGATGCCAAATGGAAAGGGCCCAAAACTTGTAGAACAAGAAGATGGGATTGAAGCCATGGAAAGATTTCAGTTTCACGAAAATGAAGATTTGCGAACTATGGCAAATAGTTTAGTTGACAAGTATTTCGGAGAGGACTACGGGCTTGATGAGTTGTAGGGGTAAGAATAGCATGATCACAATCGTTTTTGCCCTTGTAATTGCATTCCCTTGCCTCGGCTCCATGTCATAAGTATCAATTGAGATTTTTGGTAAAATCTTTTCTGCGGCTTGTGTTTATACTCTTTTCATTGATCTTGTGATAAACTGGAAGTGTAATTTTTTGTATTCGGTTCAAGTTTTCTTACTATGTGATTGAGTACTGAAAAAGATACCAGTTGCGACTGAGACAGGACACGTGAAGAGCACAATGTGAAAAACATAATAAGACTTGGGGTGTTTAATGTGATGGATCAATCAGATGGATGAGATACTTCTttctcctcttcctcttccACAACAAACTGCCA from Trifolium pratense cultivar HEN17-A07 linkage group LG1, ARS_RC_1.1, whole genome shotgun sequence includes these protein-coding regions:
- the LOC123921202 gene encoding importin subunit alpha-9, which codes for MADPGFSSTKRDPIKSSVGNAAGIRRREHAVTVGKERRESLVRAKRLCRVGISDVEVDVESDMMIDEEQSILESQTSLAVQNLKSALAYQGKGAMQKRVGALQKLRRLLSRSEFPPVESALKAGAVAILAQCLSFGSPDEQLLEAAWCLTNIAAGNPEETKALLPALPLLIAHLGEKSSSPVAEQCAWALGNVAGDDEELRNVLLIQGALIPLARMMLPYRRSTVRTAAWALSNLIKGPNPKAANELICVDGVLDAIVRHLTKADDESATEVAWVVVYLSALSNIATSMLVKSDVLQLLVNRLATSNSLQLMIPVLRSLGNLIAGDSHATYTVLSPGLAVTDNAIQVMIKCLKSEQRVLKKEAAWVLSNIAAGSVEHKQLIYSSEAVPLLLHLLSAAPFDIRKEVAYILGNLCVAPTKGDEKSSLILEHLVSLVEKGCLPGFIDLVRSADIEAARLGLQFIELVLRGMPNGKGPKLVEQEDGIEAMERFQFHENEDLRTMANSLVDKYFGEDYGLDEL